In Macrobrachium nipponense isolate FS-2020 chromosome 36, ASM1510439v2, whole genome shotgun sequence, a genomic segment contains:
- the LOC135203488 gene encoding piggyBac transposable element-derived protein 4-like → MDDDNFGSFTQSETDDDSNYDGCDTSEEDIDTDDTGETDDESVDESDDVNPNSDSSEEGDWVQVLANEAGPPTVRYTGHCGPIHPPQPDALPIEYLKLFITDSFVQKIVDETNLYASQWIQSHTEYLQQKKRSIVNLWIKQGQTFVNEILAFLGVILNMGLIKKPTLRSYWDCTNPSQATPWFSKHYNRERFELLLKFLHFADNSKIPPPDHPAYKLYKIQPVIDHFQRTFKSHYYPERKISIDESIIGFRGKTPHLRQYMPNKHHARFGIKVWCLCEARSGYTYGFEVYRGTAGMQVSDNGATYDLVMRLLEKADLFHRGHHLGLDNYFSSPKLFEDLWQNGTTATGTVRTNRKGLPMDAVKKKLKNKEVSERRKGPLLCVAYKDGKKTPVLLSTSSKGGYKIVKRTGKPDKIVPQIVDDYNHVMGGVDLKDTKLYSYLAERKTLKWTNKAAFSLIGTAVLNSYLLYVANTSRSHPLDRYKFMVSLVESLVQNYEPVKIIRKRRTLEQIQAVSLSPDPVGSPSHVALSADDGHKIVKLPVGKKRNCIAGHPKRVRSAIFAQNVMEEFALNALLFFTIK, encoded by the coding sequence ATGGATGATGATAATTTTGGGAGTTTTACTCAATCAGAAACTGATGATGATAGCAATTATGATGGCTGTGACACCAGTGAGGAAGATATTGATACTGACGATACAGGTGAGACTGACGATGAATCAGTAGATGAAAGTGATGATGTGAATCCCAATAGTGATAGCAGTGAGGAGGGAGACTGGGTGCAGGTATTAGCTAATGAAGCTGGACCGCCTACTGTAAGATACACAGGCCATTGTGGACCAATCCATCCCCCACAACCTGATGCACTACCAATAGAATATCTGAAGCTCTTTATTACAGATAGTTTTGTTCAGAAAATTGTTGATGAAACTAATTTGTACGCTAGTCAATGGATACAGTCCCATACTGAGTATCTACAGCAAAAGAAAAGGTCTATAGTCAACTTATGGATCAAACAAGGTcaaacatttgtgaatgaaaTATTGGCTTTTTTGGGGGTTATTTTGAATATGGGGCTTATCAAGAAACCAACTCTGAGGTCTTACTGGGATTGTACAAATCCAAGCCAGGCAACACCATGGTTCTCTAAACACTACAATAGAGAAAGGTTTGAACTATTACTCAAGTTTCTGCATTTTGCAGACAATTCAAAAATCCCACCACCAGATCACCCAGCATATAAATTGTACAAAATACAACCAGTTATTGATCACTTCCAGAGGACTTTCAAAAGTCATTACTATCCTGAGAGAAAAATATCCATTGATGAAAGCATTATTGGTTTTAGAGGTAAGACCCCTCATTTGCGACAGTATATGCCAAACAAGCATCATGCTAGGTTTGGAATAAAGGTTTGGTGTTTATGCGAGGCAAGAAGTGGTTATACTTATGGTTTTGAAGTATATAGGGGAACAGCTGGTATGCAAGTAAGTGATAATGGGGCCACATATGACCTTGTTATGAGGCTTCTTGAGAAAGCAGATTTATTTCATCGTGGTCATCACCTAGGTCTTGACAATTACTTTTCTTCACCTAAGCTATTTGAAGATCTTTGGCAGAATGGTACAACAGCAACTGGAACAGTTCGCACTAACCGTAAAGGACTGCCTATGGATGCtgtaaagaaaaaacttaaaaacaaagaGGTTTCAGAGCGTAGAAAGGGTCCTTTGTTATGTGTAGCTTACAAGGATGGCAAGAAAACACCTGTTCTTCTATCTACTTCCTCAAAAGGAGGctataaaattgtaaaaagaacAGGCAAACCTGACAAAATTGTTCCACAAATTGTTGATGACTACAATCATGTCATGGGTGGTGTAGACTTGAAAGACACCAAGCTTTACTCATACCTAGCTGAACGCAAGACACTGAAATGGACTAACAAGGCAGCCTTTTCACTGATTGGGACTGCTGTCCTCAACAGCTATTTACTGTATGTTGCTAATACATCAAGAAGCCATCCCTTGGATAGATATAAGTTCATGGTCTCCTTAGTCGAGTCGCTTGTCCAGAACTACGAACCAGTAAAAATTATCAGGAAAAGACGTACACTGGAACAAATCCAGGCAGTTTCACTCTCACCTGATCCAGTGGGGAGTCCCTCCCATGTAGCATTATCTGCAGATGATGGGCATAAGATTGTAAAGCTCCcagtggggaagaagaggaactgTATAGCAGGTCACCCTAAAAGGGTCCGCTCAGCTATTTTTGCCCAAAATGTGATGGAGGAATTTGCCCTGAATGCTTTGCTgtttttcacaataaaatga